cctttccgccaaagcagtacctattaatttactcacatttgcatgtttttgaacagctaggttgacagaaactgggactaacagcaggagctcaccccgtcccactatttgaactgccaaccttccaatcaccaagctctgcagcttagcagtttaactcgctacatatagatataaatagaatCACTCAACTGattaagcaaacattcaatataaacaaTGTAGCCaatttctatctatctacctatctagaaTCATCCAGCAGATTTAGCAAACATTCATTATTGATCATTTAGCCGATATCTAGATAGATAAGAGATAATTACCTAACAGATTTAGCAAACATCCATTAGTAATCATGAAGCCAATATTTATCTAGATataatcacacacacatatacaggcagcccccaagttactaacaagatagcttctgtaggtttgttcttaaactgaatttgtatgtaagtcggcaCAGGTAgacttttaagtgtaactccatatgtAAGCgtgcatgcatgctttggatagcatagagaagagtaaaccaccttttggtgtttgttttgcttatctgtgcctctgttcagaagatttcacctcactttctgtccctgtaataattggattttgaaaaaattgacttgtggaaacaaggattgattataaagcttcagtggagacacctttcccccttgATAACAACTCTtttaggagtaaatttcccttctgaagggtagatttctctcactttcagtCGTCTCACCCCCGTTCGAatgtttgtaattcggggactgcctatacacgcacacacacacacacacacacacacatctgcctGCCCAAACCCTGTGTATTATATCTTTATTTGccaaaattctctctctctttgcccgGATCCAGTTCACGGGGCGCTGGTTCAGCATCGGCTTTGCCTCCAATTCCCGCTGGTTCCAGGAGAAGAAGTCCGGGATGAAGATGTGCTCCACGGTGGTCTCCCCAACAGCCGAAGGGAGCCTGGAGGTTATCTCTACCTACCCCAAGTAAGGGTTTGGGGGCCCAGAGAGTGCAAAGAGGCACACACGTTATTTTTCAAGATAGCTCTTTTGCCCTGAGATTCCTCTCCTTTGGGAAATCTCAAACTCATGACTCACTCATGACTCCTCCTATACGGATTATATGCCACTCCTTGTCAAGTGCCAGGGCAAGTTACTTTTAAAGCATAATGTCCCATAGCCTGTGACCTCCTTTGCACCCCTGCTTAGTTAACCAGCCCCATTTCTTGATCTCTCTTCCAGGGCAGATAAATGTGAGACCCGAAAGAGCCTCTTCGTCCAGACGGAGCAGCCTGGGCGCTTCAGCTATACCAGTTCTTGTAAGTTGGAGGTGGATTGGGTCTTAGTATCCCCTTTATATGGGGCTGGGACTCTATAAAgtggctccctccttccctccttctttctttcctattttccttcattattcttttccttctttatttatttccctatttccttccctccttccttcttttcttcctaccactcttcctccctcccttccattttcatttccttccttcttttctttctttatttcttatttccttccttcttttctcttatttctctgcttccttctttctttccttcgttccctccCTCCTCTAGGGCTGAAGGTGGTGGACTAGATTAATCTTGTGGATGCTTTCCAATCTTAAGAATGCAAATTTAAAATTATAGAATCCCCAGAAGAGGCCACAGGGGCCAAACTTTGCCCTAATTTCTGTTCCAGATTCGGGGACCACCTCAGACGTCCGCGTCGTAGAGACCAACTACAATGAATATGCTTTGCTGATGGGACAGAAAGTCAAGGATGGACAGACCTTCACCATGGTCTCTCTGTATGGTGAGTATCCCTATCTGGTTTGATGGCCATCCATTTGGAGGGGTTTGGTTGTTTTCCTGCACTGGcagaaggtgttttggactagatTACCCTTGGAGTTTCCTTCCAACTCTACTGGATCTCTATTCACTTTTGGTCTCtattaaaatgatgatgatgataaatacaATATAGACTTTTTCCTTCTATGGAGGTCTTTAAAGAGAGATGAGATGGACATCTTGCAGGAGGGCTTTAGTTGTGGGTGATTGGCGTTGGACTAGTTGCCTTTGGGTTGACCACCTTGGAGTCTCCTTATTTGGACTGTTTTTCTTTGGGGGTCTTTCAACAgtagttggatggccatctgtcaggagggctttgattgtgtcttcctgcattggcagaaggggattgaacTACATGACCTTTGGAGATTCCTTCTGACTCTAGTGGAAAGAGCTGACTCACAGACTTGCAGTCTTTCCTTTTTTGGAGGCATTTGAACCATGgttagatggtcatctgttgggaggtttGGATTGTATCTTCCTGTATAGTAGAATAGGGTTGGAACtaggtgacctttggggtccccttcgaATTTTGATGGAATAGGGAGTGTGATTGAGTCTCCTTGTTTGGAGGCATTTCAACagtgattggatggccatctgtgaggagggctctgattgtgtcttcctacgtTGGCAGACCTAGATGAcctttggactagatgacctttggggatcctttCCATCTCGAATGGAATAAGGACTACCTTAGAGGGCACCGGACTCTCCTTTGTCGATCTTTAGGCCATAGCCAGATGGTCATCTTCTGGTTCCTTATTTGCATGGAGGAAGAAGTTTGGACTAGAAGATCTCAGGTTTCCCCTGTAACTTTATGATTTTCGTTATCTCTTAAAGCCATAGTGCCTTGACCCTTCTTGTTTTTCTCCATCCATTTTCAGGTCGGACCAAACACCTGAGGCCTGAGCTGGTGGAGAAGTTCACTCGCTTTGCTTTGGAGCAGGGTTTGAACTCAGAACAAATCCTCATCCTGCCCAGGACTGGTgagaagattctgggagttgtactctaAAGGAAAAGTAACTCAGTCAGGCATTAGCCTTAACAGAAGTGAAGACAATGGGGAATTAGCTGAAAGtatattggggtgggggtggaatagAAGACCTCATGGTGTCCCTTTTGCCATGCCCCAGCATTTATTCATATCCCTCTTTTCTGACacttttttctgttttccttcccCAATAGACCTCTGCATGGAGTCTATATAATAGCAGGTGAGTCTATGGCATTCCTCTAGGAAAGTCCTAAGTGCAAAACTTGTCACCTTcccaattttgaaatttttttcagGCAGAGATCATCATCATTAACTTTAAACCCTGCCTTTCACCTCGTGTGAACTCATGGTGGCTAAgagataaattttaaaaaactaaaaactaaATATTGGTGTGTGGATATAAAGTTAAATTACAACtgaaatataataaatgcaattaaaattaaatataaaaatatacagtTCTGAATCCCATTATTGGTTCTGAATAGAATAAACTTACTCAATGTATGGTATTTTCCATGAATTCCAAAGTGCAAAATATCacaattatagatagatagatagatagatagatagacagacacacacactcatacacacacacacattatattgtactatacgatataatgttataatatattgtatggtattcattatattatatatttcttattagaaatataaatgatattatatttattatagttattatgatatatgcttttatattcttataatataatatatatattgtacgatgtgatatttattattagaaatactatatattgaaatattacataataaatattatagttatatatttatcTTAATAGTAtgtttattacattacattatatagattataaataTGTTGTCTTAtgcttatattatattgtatgatatatttattattaaaatattatatattaaatatattatatttattataataaatatttatcctaacagcatatatattatattatgctatAATTACACAATATTATATTGatcattaatattatatattcacatgttatattatatttattataatattatatgactatatttattattataaacatatgATATGGTTTACcgtatctcttcctatgaaccatccaagagtttaagatcatttggggaggtcctggtcttggtcccgcctttttcgcaggtgcgactggctgagatgagagacagggccttctcagtggtggtcccttggttgtggaacgccctcctcagggatattagatcagccccctccccttgacattccagaaaaaaagtgaaaatgtggctatttgaacaagccttcagaatctaatgcaacagtcaaacaCAGTATTACACGAAAGTGAACATTGGAACGGCTCAAACGACGATTTATGGACAATGAgactaacaatgaaggcattggttttatatgtatttttaattatgttaattgtatattgttaggcatcgaattgctgcctggttgtcagtaagccgctttgagtcacctttgggttcaagaaaggcgggatagaaatattgtaaataaataaataataaataatgcatcaataataataataataataatcatcatcatcataatattcATTCCCCAATTTTATCTCAGGAACTGAGACTCAAAGCCATGCACCCAAGTGTCTCTGATAATTGAGAAAACTTCAATTTGAGaataatatatatactgtattgaGAATATgtattttttactgtattttccctttctttttccaagacgaaaaagggaagaaggaagcacCCGCCCAATTCCTGGGATTGAGCAAACTCTCTTGattaacaataaaattaaacTTCAATATACAACTGTTTGAGTTGCATTTTTTTTGGTTGGCAATGTTTCCATGGCAAAACCAAAGGCAAAGCCACATGAATTTAATTCTATAGATTTGGACCCAAAGGTccagtggcggggggggggggggggggggaggggggtcggATTTGATGAAAAACCTTAGAAGGCTCTTCTTTCACTTAATCCTCCTGTCCTTCTTAAGCCCATTTTAATGCCTTAATTAAAGGGTATTAAATTATGCCTGAGGTTATGGTTATGCAACCAGAGGGGAGGGGAGCATGGGATTTCTAGTATAAATCAGGGTCCTTCCAAGGAGCGACAACCATATTTAGGATCTGAAAAAGATGGCTCTCCTGCCACTGCCACTCTTCCTTTTGCTTTGGGCCTTTGCTGCTCAGGCCGATGTTGCCATTCAACCAGATTTCGACCTTGAAAAGgtaggaactacaattcccaggaagcTTATGAAAGGGACTGCAGTGTCCAGGCTTGctttaaggctgagagagtgttgcTCAGAAAGTTTCCAGGGATTCAAACTCAGGTCACAAAGCCATACGGCTGTTTCCCATTTTATACAGGGTTTCTCTTAGCAGGATTTATTATACCCAGAGGAGGTTTgccctcagaggctgagagagtgtgactcatccaACAGATTCCTGTGACTCAATGGGGATTTTAATCAGCTCTGGACGTTCCCATTGGACACACTTTTCAAATTCAGGATGTATTGTATCCAGAGGAGGTTTGCTtcctctgagagagtgtgactcacccaaaatCTGTGCCCAAGGGAGGTTTTGAACCCtgatccacctgaacattattccacctGAAGCTTAGGAAGAATCTCCTGaacataagaagagctgttcagtagtggaactctctgcctcggtgtctgagggaggctccttctttggaggcttttaaacagaggctggatggctatctgtcggggaggctttgattgtgcttttcctgcctggccaaTTGAGATAGGACTGGGTAGCCTTTGGAGTTCAACTGTAGGAGTCCAACTATTTCTCTATGAGCCAGCTTTGAGGTTGAGGTTCCTAGATGCTGACAGTATAGAACAGGTCAGCACATTTCCATACTTAGGTCTAGTCTTCTCAGAGTCAGGTTCATGGTCCGCACATTTTTACtcatgcacaattaaaactagagCATGCTCAAAACACTCTGGTAAGACTACTAACCCATAGATACCCTGGGTCCTTAAGCCCGATAATAAAAGTTTATAAAGCATAGATTGTCCCTATGATATTATACGGGGCAGAAATTTAGGGTCTAAACAAATTACCGATAACAGAATAAACCCCATCCAAATTTCTAAGAGAGATGCTGGGGGTAGACATAAGGACCACCGCTGCTGCTCTCAGAGCTGAATTAGAAATATACTCCATCGAAGGTCTCACCAAAATCTGGGTCTTCAATCAAAGGTAAAAAATATGTATCGGAAAATGGTAAAAAAGGTAAacgtaaatgtttccccttgacattaaatctagttgtgtccaattctggggggtggtacacatctccatttctaagctgaagagccacacctccaaggtcatgtggccagcatgactgcatggagtgccattaccttcccaccaaaggtaatggcactccatgcagtcacctattgatctactcatatttgcatgtttttgaactgctaggttggctgaagctaggGCTAATAGCGGGAACAAAATTATGCTTGGCAGAACAAACACAGCCACTCGTATCAAACACAGGCTCCTTGAAGTGGTTAGGTCATTTTAAAGAAAACTTTCAGCGGGTGCTTTACTTAAAAGTTGACATGCCAAGACACTTAAGAACTGCTTTTACAAGGGCCAGATTTAAACAAATGTAGTCAATGGAGAGACACGGTACATTTAATCAGATCTCACCTGAAGAAAGACCTTGTATCTGCGGCACTCCTGAAGTTGAAAATTTGAACCACATATTACATATCTGCTGTCTGTATGGAAAAGATAGGAAACAACACTTATGGTCTTATACTCGTAATAAAACGAGATAGGATACATTGGCCAAAACCACATTTTTACTAGCTAGTTCTAACCCACCTTAATAACAAAAGTAGCTCTTTATCTTTATACAGCACCTAAATTGGAAATTAGAGTACAGTCTATTGATCAGATTGGCATACAATGTAAAGGGGATGAGGACACCTGATGTTCATAATTAGGATTAAGGTATATTTGGCTACCAATATGCCTCCTCCATTTTTTccttctatatatgtatatttatattcttATTTGGACAAAATGTATACTCTTCATTGTGATTATACTGTGTATTTTGATCAGGCCAATTGACAGATAAATAAAATGGTGTCGTTTCATCtttgaggctggatagccatctgttaggagggctctGGTGGTGGGCTGAagagagttgggctggatggccctttggggtctTTTCTAACTCTAGGACTCTATATGACagactggatggacatctgtttggagggatcagatggtgtccttcttggcagaagaggattgggctggatgtccctcttccaactctagaattttaTGACCCTGAGTCATAGTCTAATACTCTATGCCAGTTTCCAAGGAGGGGGGTTAAATAAAGCAGAAATGACCAAATGGCATCAAACTGGCTCCTTTTGTCCAGTTTGCAGGGTCCTGGCACCTGATGGCCGGTGCCTCCGACTGTCCGATTTTCCAGAAGATGAAGAACCTGATGACCACCTCCGCAGCCATCATTCGGCCCCTCCCCAACGGAGACATGACCTTCCTGACTGGATACCCTCTGTAAGTATCTGGACCCCaatctgctctgggtttcagGCCAACTTTAAAGCAAACAGCTCCAAAATAAGGCTAAATCCTTCAATGGgaacctctgttttttttttttaaaaaaaaacattttaaaaaaatcgtgTCACCTATATTCTTTCCTAACGGCATTAATGATATAGTGCAACAGTAGAGTAAATCCCATGCAGCAGCACAATAAATCTGTTGCAACAGTATAGTAAATCAATATAATGTGACCTGGGGGTTTATGGGTGTGACAGTAGAAACAAGGCATTTTGCCTGGATGTAGATTCCATTGTCATGCAAAAAACTAATTGAGAAGACCAGAGAAATATGCAACAATATTTGGAGAATGACCTCTCCTCCTTGGAAGGTTGGAGTAAACCAATtggcaagaaaaaaagaaaaaaagaaaaaaaggaaaagtacaAAAAAGGTCAAAAGTTTTGAAAAAGTTCAAACTGTAAAAAATAAACTGAGAACTCGGCAAATATGCAAGAATATTTGGGGAATGACCTTCTAACTTGTAAGGTCAGAGTAAACCAATTTTTAGAAAGGTTTTTTGAAAATCAAAAACAATTTGAAGTTCAAAAAAGttcaaactacaaaaatatttggaaaatgatCTGTCCCCTTGTAAGGTTGAAGTGAACCAAATTTCAAAAAGTTCAAACATTTCAAAAGGTTCAAAAAACCATACtgcaaaaataaaattcaaagatTCTGGACAAgctaatttcaatttttttcagactttcatattttctttgttttggttccttctctttcttttcattttcagcCAGGAGGAATGTAAGACAATAgagatgcattttaaaaagacagaGGAGCCTGGACGCTTCGTTATTGACGGTAGGTGTGCCTCTGAGTATGCACTGTGTGCCTTTGTGTAGGATTGCAGTTTAAAGCATCCCTGATACCTCTGAGTACATGCAAAGTATCTTTCAAAATGAAGACATCCATCGCATTTTGAACTGGGCCTTCCTTGAAAGGCTTGCTagtgcccctgagcatgtgcaaagcgCCTTTCCCCTTCTATAATGATATCCATTATAAGGATTCAtaaactgcagtttgacaccactgcgaATGCTATGGAACCTTGGGAGACATAGTTTGGTGCTCTTCGGCAAGGAAGGCCTAagactttgtaataataataataataataataataatcagaggcggccctaggtaattttcaatggaaagcaaacaatattttggcgcctcccccccccccccccaaccaatcactgaaatatattttctgttcgtcatgggagttctgggtgccatatctgcttcaattccatcattggtggagttcagaatgctctttgattgtaggtgaactatacatcccagtaactacaacttgcatatgtcaaggtctattttccccgaagagcgcctcaagagtgtccctgggcaaaatcaactatattgcaaatgcttactttgcgtaatgggttgagccgcccctggtagtaataataatataacaataattgtaaaactacaactccttggaTCCCAAGGTGCATGTGCACCCTTTCTGCCAAAATGCATACTAGGTAAatgtaattgctttttaaaaagaagttacaATTAAATAAGTTACTTTTTCCTCCTGCTGAGACAGGCAAGCAAGAGATGCGTGTAATGGAGACTGACTATTTGGAGGTGGCTTACCTTTACACTTTCAAGGAGGCCGAAGGGGAGCCAAGCAGCACCACCGTCCAGGTTCTGAGTTACGTATCGATAGGGGGTGATGGGAGATGTCAACTGGaataagaaggaaaaagaattgctctctaggggatgatgggagctgccatcgaaagaaagaggaaaggaacttTGTtatctatggaattatgggagctgtcatccaaaaaagggggaaagcttTCCCAGCTGAGTGGCGATGGGAGCTGTCATTCAAAAAGAGGGGAATGATCTTTAGGGGATGATAGGATTTGTCATTTCAAGCAAGAGGAAAGCAGCATTGATAGTTGGGGGATGATGCCATCAAAAGAAGAAGAGGGCTGTTTTGGTAGCTGAGGGAGCTGTCATTCAAAAAGAATTCAGCATTGCTAGCTGGGGAATGATGAGAATAGTCATCCAAAAAggtttttggaaaatggcattcataaccttttggagagcATCTTTTGGATAAAataactttttagaaaagcattactttcagagaagagccaaaaatccTTTGGAGTATAATcgtctcttgtggtatacaactagatataattatgcaaggcaatggtttcagttgttagactgaatagcctgttatctctgatctatTATGACAACAGAGATTTTACCAGTGCATAAACAACAACAGGGCTTCAGAAGTCTTTTACAGTCCCCAAAAATATATGTTCTCCCATAAAACAAATTGTTTTTATCATGCATTCAAGGGACAAAAATGAAGTATACTTTGATAAAAAGAACATacttggtttactcacaaccttcatgtgttcagcataaacAGGTACagaacttatcagtccagtttcctatatgtttgagataattctctgtgctATCCGGCTAGGGCATCTCTTACAGCAAAAACAGTAAATGTGTGATCTGaggtctgcagtaatctttcacTCTGCcgtgatcatgtggtctgcagccccttctcaggaaccatagagtaaaggaagctgcatacaagaacatacatacaaacagtaagcaacaggatcataaataaacattaatagagaaggcttgaaaaaggttgtcatttccaacaaaaaGGAAGGGAATAATTTCTATTTAGGAGATTATGGGCCCTAATATTGATTTTTCACATTCAGCTCGAAATCCAGAACTGACTCCAGAGATATTGGAGAAATTCAAGGCGTACTATCACAGCGTTGGACTCGGTGATGACATGGTGGCCATCCTGCCCAAGTCTGGTGAGTTCaaaggaggctgagagagtgcgaccTCCCCAATGCGCTtcaatggctgagcaggaatttgaacccaggCCATCTAGTATCATAGTCCAAACCATGTTAGCTTTCAAGGCAATTACGAAAATATTGGGCTAGAAACCTCATCATTAGTCCTTATTAGTTTAGACCCCCCTTGAATCAGGAAGGATCAGAGTTCGAATCCTCTACCAATTAGAAAATCCACTCAATAACTAACTTCATGGCTCCTTACATTTTTTTTACTCATTCGCCTTTCCCCCTTTTGCTTTGCAGATTTGTGCTTCAAGGCTCTCAGGTGAGTGGGGAGGcaggggatttgtagtttcccaaggtctgttTTTGGAGAAGTGAAACATTTTCAGCAACAGGCAAAAACtgagggagaagggaaaaggggaaCTTTTTGAAGGCAACAAAGAATTAATCTGAATTAAGACCATTGGACGGTTTTGATTTAAATCCAAGACCTGGTGCTTCCTCACATATTAATATTGCAAATAATATTACAAACAATATGTAttgttacaaataataattattatcattaatagcAATAATATGTGTCAGTAATATTATctattattacaaataataatgattatctttacaaataataatgatttgtattgtcataaataataataattctaattaCAAGTAATAATGatatttatttttccaaataataataatgatatttattATTCTTTTGCAGTGGATGAAGAAGACAGCCCAAGCTCTGGCCCTTCTCCAAATCAGAAATCACacatttctccttcccttttcacGTCTTCTGCAATTTTCGACCGGGCTCTTCCATTCCCCAATTCCTTCTTGCTGAATAAACATGAATAAACATGATTTCAAAAGCTACCTTTCTTTCCATAATTTGGTCCTTGGGAGGGAAGATGACAGAACACTCACAGAACGTCTTTGTTTACCTATCAAAGAAGGCTTGGGTTGTGCTTCAGCCATACTGAAGTTATATAGAGACAgagttatatataatatattgtatacatacacacataaggCTGAAAATCAGGGAGATGTATTCTGAGCATATGCTTTCCCCTATCCATAGCAAGTTTGTCTTATTATAGGAGttcatgtacatatatgcaattaTAGCAGGATATATGTGTGTGCGAATAGGATTCAAAATCAGGGAGCCTCTGAGGATATGCATAGCTATTAAGCAAGAGAAGTAAGTTTATCCAAGTATaggagtatatatgtgtgtgtgagagagattaagagtgtgtgtgtttacacacaTGGTTGAAAATCAGGGAAACTATGACCATAGGCAGATTGCTTTCCCTAATCAACacatagtagcaaaattataggaGTTCATGTCTATAAATGTATCTGATTATAAAAGTTTATATACATAAATGTATCCtattataatatgtgtgtgtgtgtgtgtgtgtgtatactttcATGAATACAAAGAGTTGAAAATTACAGAGACTCTTACCATGTGCAGAGTGCGTTCCCAAAGAGGAGAAAATTCATCAAATTATAGCATCCCACTCATTTAATAGCCATGGCTCATTTATGGCCTCCCTGGATTTGTCTTTTCTtgccttgggatgcatctataaTGTCGAGTGAATGAAGTTTGTCCTTACATTAACTGCATGGCTTCAAggtgatgggatcctgggagctgtagtttcccaagatctCTGTCAAACTATCATAGACCTCCTCAAGAgtgtttccttctttggaggcctttgaaCATGGATGGGATGGCTTTGGTTGTGGATTCCTTGCagggcagaaggaggttggaggGCCCCTTCCAAGGTCTTATGACTTTCCAAGGTCCTGTGATCCCTCTTAAGAACAATTTGTATGAAATGCCCATCTGTCCACCTGCGCTTCAATGGATGCCTTTGTCCCAGCTTATCTTCCTGGCCTGGCATCAACTCTTATCCCTTCTTAGATAAGGGAGACCTTTTGAGGTTGACTGTCGGCCAAATGCTTATTGGGTTCGGGGCCAAAGCAAATTCTCAACTCCAAGGGCCCTTTGTGGGGCTGGAGGTCCACTGTGACCTAGATCAACCACTGTAAGGCCAAAAACAACCTGGCCATCTCCGCAGCGTTGGTGCAGGGTCACCAGATaggtaaggaagggaagaggtcATCAAAGGGCAAGACTTAGGCAGAGCATAAAGAGAGGACTTCCTCCCAGAACCAAGTCATTCTTCTGCTCTAAGAACATTCAtccaagaaaaggaaggaagcacaTGCAAAAGATGAACGCCTGGCTGCTTGGACTGGGCCTTGCCCTTCTCTGCACCGTCCATGCTGAGGATGATGAGCCCTCCGATACCGTCAATGAGGAGGTAACGGCCCCCGGCTGGGATGGGATTGGCACCACAATGTTGGACTTTGCTAtgacccccccccttctctccaaCCTCTCTTTCCAGGGTCTGAAGGAGGGCTACGTTTTAGGAGCCGCTACCAACCACCCAAAGTTTCGCCATTACGCGGACAAGATGCCCATGACCAAGGTCACCTACAAGAAGCTGGAGGACGGCAGCCTCACAGCATCCGCCATGATCCCATGGTAAGTGCCAAGTAGATCTTCATGGCAGATatgtctcttcctcccttctccttcctcttctcctcttcttcctttttcctctctttctcttcttcctcagcccctcctcctctttttctccctcctctttctccttgtcTTTGTCCTCTTCGACCTTCTtgactttttctcctcctcttcatttTCTTCATCTTCCTTGACTTCTCATCCcttctgcttttttctttttcttcttcttcctaatctttctcctccttttccttccattgttCCTTCTCCTtgacttctcctcctcttccttccttcttttcttttttcctcctcttctttccattcttcttcctttcctcccttaatttctcctttctttctttctttctttctttctttctttctc
This genomic interval from Anolis sagrei isolate rAnoSag1 chromosome 2, rAnoSag1.mat, whole genome shotgun sequence contains the following:
- the PTGDS gene encoding prostaglandin-H2 D-isomerase translates to MRSSFCSLGALVLLLGLVRVRGEVPVQVDFQQDQFTGRWFSIGFASNSRWFQEKKSGMKMCSTVVSPTAEGSLEVISTYPKADKCETRKSLFVQTEQPGRFSYTSSYSGTTSDVRVVETNYNEYALLMGQKVKDGQTFTMVSLYGRTKHLRPELVEKFTRFALEQGLNSEQILILPRTDLCMESI
- the LOC132766632 gene encoding lipocalin-15-like, yielding MALLPLPLFLLLWAFAAQADVAIQPDFDLEKFAGSWHLMAGASDCPIFQKMKNLMTTSAAIIRPLPNGDMTFLTGYPLQEECKTIEMHFKKTEEPGRFVIDGKQEMRVMETDYLEVAYLYTFKEAEGEPSSTTVQVLTRNPELTPEILEKFKAYYHSVGLGDDMVAILPKSDLCFKALSG